The DNA window CAAGCCCTTCGCGTTCGAGATCCTGCTGAACCAGTCGGGCAGCGCCATGCGCACCGCCTCCGAAACGCAGCAGATCGTCGATATCTATATCGAGGCGCTGCGCAACCTGGGCATCACGCCGCGCCTGACGCTGCTGGATTCGGCGCAATACGTGCAGCGCACCTCGAATTACGATTTCGACATGACATGGTATGAACGCGCCCTGTCGCTGTCGCCGGGCAACGAACAGATGCTGTATTGGGGCCATGACGGCGTGACCCTGCCCGGCAGCCGCAACTGGATGGGCATGAACAGCCCCGCGGCCGAGGCGATGATCGCCGCCATTCTGGACGCGCAGAGCGAGGACGATTTCACCGCCGCCGTGCGTGCGCTGGACCGAGTGCTGACCGCCGGCCGCTATGTAATTCCGGTCAGCTTCTCGCCGATCTCGCGGCTGGCCCATTCCGCCGACCTGCATTATCCTGAAAAAACGCCTCTTTACGGAGACTGGCCCGGATTCCTTCCCGAGGTCTGGTGGCAGGAGGAAAAAGAATGAGAGCAGTCGCAACGATGATCCTGGCTTGTGCGTTGCTGGCCGGATGCAACACCGTCGCCGGAGTGGGCGAGGACATTACCGGCGGCGCCCGCTGGTTCCAGCAGGGTCTGCCCAGGAGTTACTAGGATGAAATGGCACCATGTGAAGGAAAACTGGGCCGCCTTCTACGAGGCGATCCAGGAGAAATGGCCAGAGGTGGACGAGGCCGATCTGGACGAAATCGACGGCGACCAGCGCGCCTTCATCGCCTATCTCGTCGAGGCGACCGGACAGGAGGCGTCCGAGGTGCGCGACGAATTGCGCGAATGGCTGGCCGGAGAGATTCCGTCCGACGTGGTCATGGACCCGATCCACGACAATCATTCGATCTCGCTCAGCGCGAAATACGTGAACGAGGGCGAGGACGAATACGACGACGATGCGCGCTTCGGCGATGACGGGGACTATCCCGACGACGGCGACTGACGCGCGACGCCGCGCCCGCACGCGATACAGCCCCAACGACGTCGTCCTGCGGCGCCAAAGGAACGCAGACGGCATGTCCAGCACTCTCAGGATCGCGGTTGGCAGTATTCTGGTCGGTCTGGCGGTGCTGGCGCTGAAGCTGCTGGCGTGGTGGATGACGGGATCGGTCGCGCTGCTGTCGGACGCGCTGGAAAGCACGGTCAACGTCGCCACCGCGCTGGCCGCGCTGATCGCCATCCGCGTGGCGGCGATGCCCGCCGATTCCGGCCACCCTTACGGGCATCACAAGGCCGAATTCTTCAGCGCGGTTCTGGAAGGCGTGATGATCATCGTCGCCGCGCTGCTGATCATGCGCGAGGCGTGGCTGGGGCTTTTCGATCCGCCGGTGCTGGACCAGCCGTTCCGGGGCATGGCGGTGAACGCGCTTGCCGGTGTCGTCAACGCGGGCTGGTGCTGGATCCTGATCACGCGCGGCCGCAGCCTGAAATCGCCGGCGCTGGTGGCGGATGGACGCCACCTGCTGACCGATGTGATCTCGTCGGCGGGGGTGCTGATCGGGGTGACGCTGGCGGTTCTGACCGGCTGGACGGTACTGGACCCGATCCTTGCGGGTGTCGTCGGCCTGCATATCCTGTGGGCCGGCTGGAAGGTCACCGCCGCCTCGGTCAGCGGGCTGATGGACGAGGCGGTTCCCGAAGCCACGCTTGAGGATATCCGCGCCATCATCTCGGACAAGGCCAGCGGCGCGATCGAGGCGCATGATCTGCGCACCCGTCACGCCGGCCGCGTGACATTCATCGACTTTCATCTTGTCGTCGACGGCCAGACCACGGTCGAGGAAGCGCACGCCATCTGCGACCGCATCGAACAGTCGCTGCGGGCGCGGCTGGACGAGGCCGAGATCACCATCCATGTCGAACCGGACCACAAGGCCAAACATTCGGGCGTCGTGGTCCTGTGATCCGGCCCCGGCCTCAATAGATGCCGCGCGCCCCGTCCTTCCAGACCGAGGGCAGCACGACGACCTTGGCCCCGTGCGGGACGCGTTCGTAAAGGTCGATCGCGTCCTGATCCAGCAGGCGGATGCAGCCCGACGACACCGCCTGTCCCAGATATTTCGGCTCGCACGCGCCGTGGATGCGGTAAAGCGTGTCCTGGCCGTTCTGGAACAGATACAGGGCGCGCGATCCCAACGGGTTACCCGGCCCCGGGTCCATGCCGCCATTGGCGATGGAATAAGGTTCCAGATCCGGGCGTCGCGCGACCATTTCATCGGGCGGCGTCCAGCGCGGCCATTTCCGCTTGAACTGCATCACCGCATCGCCGGACCAGCCGAACCCGGCCGCGCCGACGCCGACGCCATAGCGCAGCGCCTTGCCGTCTTTCTGCACCAGGAACAGCAGCGCCCGGTCGGGATCGACGATCACCGTGCCTTCGGGCTGCGCGGGATCGGGATTGTTCACTTCTTGCCGCAGCAGATCGGTCGGCACCACGCCTTCGGGCACCGCCGGGATCGGAAACGGCTCATCGGTGATGGCGCCATAGCGGGCGGGCAGAAGCTGGGCGGTCTGCGACGGCAGCGTCTCGACGGCCTTCAGTTCCTTCTGCGTGGTACATGCGGACAGGACAGCGGCGGCACCGGCCGTCAGGAAAATACGACGTTTCACAATGGTCTTCCTTGGATTGGTGTCTGACAGATTGCCGCGATGGCGCGGCGGACCGGATCAGACGGTCCGGGGCGGGTCCAGCGGCCGCGACGGGTTCAGCCCTGCCCTGACGGCGTCGGAATGCGGCACCGGCGCCCGCATCGGGCGGTCCTCCGGCGGCTCGGTCTGAACCGGCAGCAGGACATGATCCGGCTGACAGGGCGCGCCCGGCAGCGCGGGACCGGGGCAGCGACGTTGCAGCCCGACCGTCACCTTCGCCCCCGGCGCGGGATCGTCCAGAACCTGCGCGCGGGCGACCATGTCCGGTTGGGCCACGCCGGCAGATGCCGGCACCTGCGCCGACGCGAACGCGCCCCAGGGCAGGACGGCCAGCACGATCAGCACAAGAAACAGGGCGCGAAAGGGATTCATGGCGGCAATCTGCCAGATCGCGCGCGCGGCGTCGAGGCCGGCACGAATCACCTGCCATCACGACCTTGTCAGAACCGGCTCAGGCTGCCAGCCGCACCCAGACCGGCACGTGATCGCTTGGCTTTTCGCCGGCGCGCGCCTCGCGGTCGATGCCGGTCTCGATCATCAGATCGGCGGCCTGCGGCGACAGCAGCAGATGGTCGATGCGGATGCCGTTATCCTTGCTCCACGCGCCGCCCTGATAGTCCCAGAAGGTGAACGGCCCGCGCGAGGTCCACGGATCGCGCGCCCGCACCGCATCGGTCCAGCCCTGCCACTGGATCGCCCGGAACGCCGCCCGGCTTTGGGGCAGGAACAGCGCGTCATCGGTCCATCTTTCGGGATGCGCGGCGTCGCGCGGTTCGGGAATGACGTTATAATCGCCCAGCATCACCACCGGCATCTCATCGGCCAGCAATTGCGCCGCGCGGCGGCGCAGCCGTTCCATCCAGGCAAGCTTGTAGTCGTATTTCGGGCCGGGCGCGGGATTGCCGTTGGGCAGATACAGTCCCGCGATGCGCACCGCCCTGTCGCCCACCACCGTCGCCTCGATATAGCGGGCCTGTTCGTCGCTGTCGTCGCCCGGCAGACCGCGCGCCACATCCTCCAGCGGCAGTTTCGACAGGATCGCGACCCCGTTGAAGCCTTTCTGGCCGTGGGTCTCCACGTTCCAGCCCAGATCGGCGAAATGCTCGCGCGGAAACCCCTCATCCACCGACTTGATTTCCTGAAGCACGACCACATCGGCCTCGGCACCGGCCAGCCAGTCGGTCAGCGCCTGGATGCGCGCCTTGATGCCGTTGATGTTGAAACTTGCGATCTTCATTGCCGCATCTTTAGCAGCGGCAGGACGATTGGCAACCGCCGCCCGGCATCGTTAAGCTGCGGGGATGATGCGCCCTTGGCTGACCGCGATATTGCTGTGCCTGATCCTGCCCGCCGCGGCGCTGGCCCAGTCGCGCCCGCCGGCGGGGCTGATGTGGAACCGCACCGGCCTGCCCGCGACCTTTCCGCTGCATGTGCGGACCCCGCAGGGGCAGGATCACGTGATGTTCCTGATCGACCCCGACACCGACCGACAGGCGATGGCGGCCTTCATCCATGGCGGGCAATTGCTGCGGGTGCTGGTGCCGCCCGGCGACTATCTGCTGCGCTTCGCGCATGGCCGCGACTGGCAGGGCGAGGACCGCCTGTTCGGGGACGCGACGCAGACCGTGGAAACGGCCCGGCCCCTGACATTCGCCCTGCGCGGCCGTGGTCGGCGCGGCGGCCATCTGGTGACGCTGGCGCAGCGCGACGGGCGAATGCAGGTTGTCCAGACGCGGCCGCTGGACTGGTGCCAGATCCCGACCTGGCACAACGATCTGGACGACCTGAGAGACCGTTTCGGCCCGCGCGATTTTGACCGCCTGCCCGAAGTCGAGCCGCCAAGGGATATCCCGACGCCGCAGGACGAAAGATGGGGCTTCAGCCTGCGCGAACGCCCCTGCGACTGATCAGATCGAGAACGAGGTGCCGCAGCCGCAGCTGGACGAGGCGTTGGGATTGTCGATCACGAACCGCGCGCCGATCAGTTCGTCGCTGAAATCTATGACCGCCCCGGCCAGATAGGGCAGCGACACCGGATCGACCACCACCGCCTGACCGGCCCCTTCCAGAACCATGTCGTCGTCTTCGGCGCGGTCCAGCCGGATGTCGTATTGAAATCCGGAACAGCCGCCGCCCGACACCGCCACGCGCAGCGGGCGGGTCTCGGCGCCGTCATTGATCTCGGCCAGCCGGGCAAAGGCGCGTTCGGTCACTTTCGGAGGCAGGTTCATGGCGCGTTCCCGTTTTCGTGCTTGGATGCAGAATATAGGGTTCCGGCGCAGTTCCCGCAAGGAAGGCCCGCGACGTGACCACCGCCCCCTATGCCAGCAGGCCCGAAGACAGCCGCGGACGGTTATGGCCCGAACGCATGTCCACCTTCCGCTCTCCGTGGCAGCGCGACCGCGACCGCATCATCCATTCCAGCGCCTTCCGGCGGCTGAAGCACAAGACGCAGGTGTTCGTCGAACATGACGGCGACGCCTATCGCGGCGACTATTTCCGCACCCGCCTGACCCACACGATCGAGGTGGCGCAGGTCGCCCGCACCATCGCCGGCACGCTTGGCCTGAACACCGATCTGGCCGAGACCGTGGCCCTGGCGCACGATCTGGGCCATCCGCCCTTCGGCCACACGGGCGAGGATGCGCTGGCCACGCTGATGGCACCCTATGGCGGGTTCGACCACAACGCCCAGGCCCTGCGGATCGTCACGGCGCTGGAACGGCACTACGCCGATTTCGACGGGCTGAACCTGACATGGGAGGCGCTGGAGGGGATCGCCAAGCATAACGGCCCGGTCACCGGCGATCTGCCCTATGCGCTGGCGCAGGTGAACGCCCAGTGGGATCTGGAACTGTCCACCAATGCCAGCGCCGAGGCGCAGGTCGCGGCCGTGGCCGACGATGTGGCCTATAATCACCACGATCTGCATGACGGGCTGCGGGCGGAGCTGTTCACCGAGGAAGAGCTTGCCGAACTGCCCGTCATCGGCCCCGCCTTTGCGCGGGTCGACGAGCTTCACCCCGGTCTGGACCGGATGCGCCGCCGGCACGAGGCGCTGCGCCGCGTCTTCGGCGTCATGGTCGAGGACGTGATCGCCGTGGCCCAGAACCGCCTGACCGGCCTGCAACCGCAATCGGCGCAGGAAATCCGCGACATGGACGGGCCGATCATCCGGTTTTCCAAACCGCTTTATCAGAACATCAAGGCGATCAAGTCCTTCCTGTTCACGCGCATGTATCGCGCGCCCTCGGTCGTGGACGAACGCCACCGCGTCACCGCCATGCTGAACGATCTGTTCCCGCTGTTTCTGAACGAACCCGACCAGATGCCCGCGCAATGGCATGCCGCGGCCATGGCAGATCCGGACACCACCCACCGCGCGCGCGTCGTGCTGGATTACGTGGCCGGGATGACCGACCGCTATGCCATCTCGGAACATCAGCGCCTGTTTGCCGCCCCGAAACAGGGCTGAGCAGCGATATTTGCCGCAGCTTTGAACCTGGGGCGTCGCCGGGCGTTGGGCTGTGAATTCGCACAGACAGAAGGAGTTCTGCACATGGCCAAGTTCACACGCAGCGGTTCGGCCCATTGGGAAGGCGGTCTGAAAGACGGCAAGGGAAAGGTCTCGACCGAAAGCGGCGTCCTGTCCGATCAGCCCTACGGGTTCAACACAAGGTTCGAGGACAAGCCCGGCACCAACCCTGAAGAGTTGGTGGGCGCGGCCCATGCGGCCTGTTTCTCGATGGCGCTGTCGAAGATGCTGGAAGAGGCCGGGATCGGCAATGTCAGCGTCGAGACCAGCTCCAAAATCACTTTGGAACAGGACGGTGAGGGATTTACCGTGACCAAGGCGCATCTGACCACGAAGGTGGCGGGCGACGGCGACAAGGCCAAGATCGAGGATCTGGCACAGCAGGCCAAGGCCGGCTGCCCCATCTCGAAACTGTTCAACGCCGACGTGACCATGGATGCCACCGTCGGGTGATGCCGACCCGGATCGGACACGAGATCGCGATCAGCATCCCGCACAAGACCACGCTGGACTGCCGTGTGGCGCCGCACGAATCGCGCCGCGGGGATCTCGTGTCGCCCCAGATCGTTCGCACCGCCCCGTCCATTCCGCTGGACGAACATCCGGACGATTACGGCAATGCCCGCCGGCGCATGACCGCGCCGGCGGCTCTTTTCACGTTGTCAGGCGACGCAACGCTGCACGACAGCCGGACGCCCGATGCGATGAACCGGGCGGCGGCCGAACTGCCAATCATCCCGTCGACCGTCAGGGACACCAGCTTGACGGGCTGACGCTCCGGCGCCGGCGACGCCCGTTGATCGTCGGAGTTCGACCATTACCAAGGCCGATCTGGCCTATGTCGTCAGCCATCACCTGCTGCGGATCGTGATCGTCATCCTGCTCGCGCCGATCTGGCCAGCATTATGGCGCGGCGGTAACAGCGGGGCGGAACGACGCATGTCACGGCGCAGCGCTGCGCCCTTTCACCCCGCAGCGGCCTCGCGCGCGGCCTTTCGCCGCGCCACGCGGGCGCGGATCGCCTCGATATCGGTGACGGGGGTCGCGGCGAACAGCTGTTTGGTATAGGGGTGGGTCGGGTTGGCGAAGATCGCGTCGCGCGAGGCCTGTTCGACGGCCTCGCCCTTGGAAATCACCATCACCTCGTCCGCGATATAGCGCACCACCGACAGATCGTGGCTGACGAAGACATAGGTCAGCCCCATCTCGTCCTGAAGATCGGCCAGCAGGTTCAGCACCTGCGCCTGCACCGACAGATCCAGCGCCGACACCGGCTCGTCCAGCACCAGCAGCGATGGGTTCAGCATCAGCGCGCGCGCAATCGCAATCCGCTGCCGCTGCCCGCCCGAGAACATGTGCGGATAGCGGTTGTAATGCTCGGGCATCAGCCCGACCTTTTCCAGCATCGCGCGCGCCCGGTCGCGGCGTTCCCCCGCCGGCGTGTCGGTGTTGATGATCAGCGGTTCGGTCAGCACGTCGCCGATCTTCTGGCGCGGGTTCAGGCTGCCATAGGGGTTCTGGAACACCATCTGCACCTTGGAGCGCAGTTCCGGTCCGGGTCGTTTCGCCTCGATATCGACGCGCTGGCCGTCGATCAGCAATTCGCCCTCGGACGGGGCGTCGATCAGCGCCACGATGCGGGCCAGGGTGGATTTTCCCGACCCGGATTCGCCGACGATGGCCAGCGTCTTGCCCTTTTCCACCTTGAAGTCGATGCCCTTGAGGGCGCGAACGGTCGTGGACCGGCGCATCATGCTGCCCGGCATGTGATAATCCCGGACGATGCCGCGACCTTCGACGACGGGACTCATCGCACGGTCTCCTCTTGGAAAAAGTCCGACACGGTGGGCAGACGGTCGCCGGTCGCGTGTTCGGGCAGCGCCGACAGCAGCGCGCGGGTATAGCCGCTTTGCGGTGCCTCGAACAGGGTCAGCACGTCGGCTTCCTCCATCTTGCGGCCCTTGTATTGCACCACCACCCGGTCGGCGGTCTCGGCCACCACGCCCATGTCATGCGTGATCAGGATCAGGCCCATGCCGTAATCCTCTTGCAGGCTTATCAGCAGGTCCAGGATCTGTTTCTGGATCGTCACATCCAGCGCCGTGGTGGGTTCGTCCGCGATCAGCAGGCGCGGGTTGCTGGCGATGGCGATGGCGATCATCACCCGCTGACACTGGCCGCCCGACATCTGGTGGGGATAGGATTTCAGCTTCTCCTCGGGGTCCGGTATCCCGACCGAGCGGAAGAGTTCCAGCGCGCGTGCCCGCGCCTCCTTGCCCGACATGCCCAGATTGATGCGCAGCACCTCCTCGATCTGGAAACCGGCGGTGAAGGACGGGTTCAGCGAGGCGACGGGTTCCTGAAAGATCATCGTGATCTGCCGGCCGATCAGCTTGCGCCGCTGCGCGTCGGTCATCGCCAGCATGTCCTGACCGTCATAGGTCATCTCGTCGGCGGTGACGGTGGCGGTGTCGGGCAGCAGCCCCATCACCGCCAGCATCGACACCGACTTGCCGGACCCCGATTCGCCCACGATGGCCAGAACCTCGCTGCGGTCCACCGACACGTCGATCCCGTCCACGGCGGTAAAGCTGCCGGTGGCGGTCGCGAATTTCACGGTCAGGTTGCGGATGGTCAACAGGGACATCGCTCAGCTCCGCTTCAGTTTCGGGTCAAGCGCGTCCCGCAGGCCGTCGCCCATCATGTTGATCGCCAGCACCGAGATCAGGATCGCCAGACCGGGAAAGGTCACGACCCACCAGGCGCGCAGGATGAATTCGCGCGCCTCGGCCAGCATCGTGCCCCATTCCGGCGCGGGCGGTTGCGCGCCCATCCCCAGAAAGCCAAGCGCGGCGGAATCCAGCACCGCCGCCGAAAAGGACAGGGTCGCCTGCACGATCAGGGGCGCCAGGCAATTGGGCAGGATGGTCTTGAACATCAGGCGGAAATTGCCGGCGCCCGCGACGCGCGCGGCGGTGACGTATTCGCGCCGCATCTCTCCCATCACGGCGGCGCGGGTCAGGCGGGCGAAATGCGGCTGATAGACGATGGCGATGGCGATCATCGCGTTCGTCAGCCCCGGTCCCAGCACCGCGACCAGAACCAGCGCCAGCAGCAGCGACGGAAAGGCCAGGATCACGTCCATCACGCGCATGATCAGCGTATCGACCCAGCCCCGGAAGAACCCGGCGATCAGGCCGATGAAGATGCCGCCGACCAGTGCGATGGACACCACGACGATGCCGATGAACAGCGAATACTGCGCGCCGAAGATCAGCCGCGACAGCATGTCCCGCCCGACCGCATCGGTCCCCAGCAGAAACTCGCTGCGCCCGCCCTCTTGCCAGACCGGCGGCAGCAGAAGCGCGTCGCGATACTGCGTGGCCGCGCCGTGCGGCGCGATCAGCGGCGCGAAGATCGCGATCAGCACCAGCAGGATGAACACGAACAGCCCCGCGACCGCCCCCCGGTTCTGCCGGAAATAGAACCAGAACTCGGCCAGCATCTGGCGGCGGATCGCGGCGGCCGAAAGCGGCGCTGTGGTGCTCATGATGCGCGGATCCTTGGATTGATGAGGCCATAGGTCAGATCGACCAGCAGGTTCACGATCATCACCATGCCCGCGATCAGCAAAAGGCCCGATTGCACGACCGGATAATCGCGGCGCGAGATGGAATCGATCATCCACTTGCCGATGCCGGGCCAGGAAAAGATCGTCTCGGTCAGAATCGCGCCGGCCATCAGCACGCCGATCTGAAGGCCGATCGTGGTGACGACCGGGATCATCGCGTTGCGCAGCGCGTGCACCCCGATCACCCGGCGGCGCGGCATCCCCTTGGCGCGCGCGGTGCGGACGTAATCCTCGCCCATCACCTCAAGCATGGCGGACCGGGTCTGGCGCGCGATCACCGCCAGCGGGATCGTCGCCAGCACGACCGAGGGCAGGATCAGGTGACTGACCGCCGACAGGAACGCCCCGTCCTGCCCCGACAGAAGGCTGTCGATCAGCATGAACCCGGTCACCTGCGGGAAATAATACATCAGGCTGATCCGGCCCGATACCGGCGTCCAGCCGAGAATGCCGGAAAAGAAGATGATCAGCAAAAGCCCCCACCAGAAGATCGGCATCGAAAACCCGACCAGCGCCGAGGTCATCGAGATCTGGTCGAACCAGCTGCCGCGCTTGATCGCGGCCAGCACGCCCACCGGCACGCCGACCAGCGTGGCGATCAGGATGGCGCACAGGCCCAACTCGACCGTCGCCGGAAACAGGGCCAGGAACTCGGTCAGGACGGGTTTCTTGGTGACCAGCGAATTGCCGAAATCGCCGTGCATCAGCCGGCCCAGAAAATCCAGATATTGCATCACCAGCGGCTTGTCGAAACCCAGCTGCGCGCTCAGCATGGCGTGGCGTTCGGGCGAGACGCCGCGTTCGCCGGCCATCAGCAGCACCGGGTCGCCGGGCAGGATCCGCACGAACCCGAAGGCGATGATGGTGATCCCCAGAAAGGTCGGGACCAGATAAAGCAGCTTTGACAGCAGGAACCGGACCATGTGCCTCTTTCCTTTGGGAACGCGCGGACGTCGTGTCCGCGCGTTCGTGCGTCAATCAGAAATGACGCGGCAGGCTTATTCGGCCAGATCCACATCCTCGAAGGTGAAATCGCCCAAGGGGCTCATCTGGAAGCCTTCGACGTTCTTGGCCATCGGCACATACTGGGTCGAATGGGCGATGGTGAACCAGGGCGCCTGATCCTTGAAGATGACCTGCGCCTCTTCATACAGTCTCGTGCGCTCGTCCTGATCGGCGGTCACCTTGGCCTGTTGCAGCAGGTCCGAGAATTCCTCGTTGCACCAGAACGCGCGGTTCGCGCCGCCTTCCTGCGCGGAATCGCAGGACAGCAGCACCGACAGGAAGTTGTCCGGGTCGCCGTTATCGCCGGTCCAGCCCAAGATCACCGCGCCGTCGCGGCCGGCCTCCATCGACTTGGACAGGTATTCGCCCCATTCATAGGACACGATATCCGCGCTGACGCCGACTTTGGACAGATCCTCCTGCATCAGCTCGGCGGTCCGGCGCGCATTCGGCATGTAGGGCCGCTGCACCGGCATCGCCCAGATGTTCATCGACAGATCGGTGACGCCCTCTTCCTCAAGCATCGCGCGCGCGGCCTCGGGATCGTAGGGATCGTCCTCGATGCTGTCGTTATAGGACCACATGGTCGGCGGGATCGGGTTCTTGGCGGGTTCCGCCGCGCCCTGGAACACCGCGTCGATGATGGCCTCCTTGTTGATGGCCATGTTCAGCGCCTTGCGCACCTTGGGATTGTCGAACGGCGCGACCGTGGTGTTATAGGCCAGATAGCCCACGTTCAGCCCCGGCTGCTGATCCAGCTTCAGGCTGTCATCAGCCTTGATCGATTCCAGGTCGGCAGGCGAGGGAAACGGCATCAGGTGACATTCGCCGGCCTTCAGCTTTTGCAGACGGACCGAGGAATCGGGCGTGATCGCGAACACCAGATCGTCGATCTTGGGCGCATCGCCCCAGTAATCGGGGTTCTTCTGATACCGGATCACGGCATCCTTCTGATAGGCCACGAACTTGAACGGGCCGGTGCCGATGGGCAGGTTGTTCAGGTCCTGCTGCGCGCCCGCCTCTTCCAGCGTGTCAGCATATTCCTTGGACACGATCGAGGCGAAGGGCATGGCGA is part of the Paracoccus stylophorae genome and encodes:
- a CDS encoding ATP-binding cassette domain-containing protein, with product MSPVVEGRGIVRDYHMPGSMMRRSTTVRALKGIDFKVEKGKTLAIVGESGSGKSTLARIVALIDAPSEGELLIDGQRVDIEAKRPGPELRSKVQMVFQNPYGSLNPRQKIGDVLTEPLIINTDTPAGERRDRARAMLEKVGLMPEHYNRYPHMFSGGQRQRIAIARALMLNPSLLVLDEPVSALDLSVQAQVLNLLADLQDEMGLTYVFVSHDLSVVRYIADEVMVISKGEAVEQASRDAIFANPTHPYTKQLFAATPVTDIEAIRARVARRKAAREAAAG
- a CDS encoding ABC transporter permease subunit produces the protein MVRFLLSKLLYLVPTFLGITIIAFGFVRILPGDPVLLMAGERGVSPERHAMLSAQLGFDKPLVMQYLDFLGRLMHGDFGNSLVTKKPVLTEFLALFPATVELGLCAILIATLVGVPVGVLAAIKRGSWFDQISMTSALVGFSMPIFWWGLLLIIFFSGILGWTPVSGRISLMYYFPQVTGFMLIDSLLSGQDGAFLSAVSHLILPSVVLATIPLAVIARQTRSAMLEVMGEDYVRTARAKGMPRRRVIGVHALRNAMIPVVTTIGLQIGVLMAGAILTETIFSWPGIGKWMIDSISRRDYPVVQSGLLLIAGMVMIVNLLVDLTYGLINPRIRAS
- a CDS encoding deoxyguanosinetriphosphate triphosphohydrolase, with the translated sequence MTTAPYASRPEDSRGRLWPERMSTFRSPWQRDRDRIIHSSAFRRLKHKTQVFVEHDGDAYRGDYFRTRLTHTIEVAQVARTIAGTLGLNTDLAETVALAHDLGHPPFGHTGEDALATLMAPYGGFDHNAQALRIVTALERHYADFDGLNLTWEALEGIAKHNGPVTGDLPYALAQVNAQWDLELSTNASAEAQVAAVADDVAYNHHDLHDGLRAELFTEEELAELPVIGPAFARVDELHPGLDRMRRRHEALRRVFGVMVEDVIAVAQNRLTGLQPQSAQEIRDMDGPIIRFSKPLYQNIKAIKSFLFTRMYRAPSVVDERHRVTAMLNDLFPLFLNEPDQMPAQWHAAAMADPDTTHRARVVLDYVAGMTDRYAISEHQRLFAAPKQG
- a CDS encoding ABC transporter permease subunit translates to MSTTAPLSAAAIRRQMLAEFWFYFRQNRGAVAGLFVFILLVLIAIFAPLIAPHGAATQYRDALLLPPVWQEGGRSEFLLGTDAVGRDMLSRLIFGAQYSLFIGIVVVSIALVGGIFIGLIAGFFRGWVDTLIMRVMDVILAFPSLLLALVLVAVLGPGLTNAMIAIAIVYQPHFARLTRAAVMGEMRREYVTAARVAGAGNFRLMFKTILPNCLAPLIVQATLSFSAAVLDSAALGFLGMGAQPPAPEWGTMLAEAREFILRAWWVVTFPGLAILISVLAINMMGDGLRDALDPKLKRS
- a CDS encoding L,D-transpeptidase, translating into MKRRIFLTAGAAAVLSACTTQKELKAVETLPSQTAQLLPARYGAITDEPFPIPAVPEGVVPTDLLRQEVNNPDPAQPEGTVIVDPDRALLFLVQKDGKALRYGVGVGAAGFGWSGDAVMQFKRKWPRWTPPDEMVARRPDLEPYSIANGGMDPGPGNPLGSRALYLFQNGQDTLYRIHGACEPKYLGQAVSSGCIRLLDQDAIDLYERVPHGAKVVVLPSVWKDGARGIY
- a CDS encoding HesB/IscA family protein, whose amino-acid sequence is MNLPPKVTERAFARLAEINDGAETRPLRVAVSGGGCSGFQYDIRLDRAEDDDMVLEGAGQAVVVDPVSLPYLAGAVIDFSDELIGARFVIDNPNASSSCGCGTSFSI
- a CDS encoding ABC transporter ATP-binding protein produces the protein MSLLTIRNLTVKFATATGSFTAVDGIDVSVDRSEVLAIVGESGSGKSVSMLAVMGLLPDTATVTADEMTYDGQDMLAMTDAQRRKLIGRQITMIFQEPVASLNPSFTAGFQIEEVLRINLGMSGKEARARALELFRSVGIPDPEEKLKSYPHQMSGGQCQRVMIAIAIASNPRLLIADEPTTALDVTIQKQILDLLISLQEDYGMGLILITHDMGVVAETADRVVVQYKGRKMEEADVLTLFEAPQSGYTRALLSALPEHATGDRLPTVSDFFQEETVR
- a CDS encoding cation diffusion facilitator family transporter — its product is MSSTLRIAVGSILVGLAVLALKLLAWWMTGSVALLSDALESTVNVATALAALIAIRVAAMPADSGHPYGHHKAEFFSAVLEGVMIIVAALLIMREAWLGLFDPPVLDQPFRGMAVNALAGVVNAGWCWILITRGRSLKSPALVADGRHLLTDVISSAGVLIGVTLAVLTGWTVLDPILAGVVGLHILWAGWKVTAASVSGLMDEAVPEATLEDIRAIISDKASGAIEAHDLRTRHAGRVTFIDFHLVVDGQTTVEEAHAICDRIEQSLRARLDEAEITIHVEPDHKAKHSGVVVL
- a CDS encoding ABC transporter substrate-binding protein, whose translation is MQYLSRSLLAVSALALTTAVAEAKTFVYCSEASPEGFDPSPYTAGTTFDASAHPIYNRLTEFKKGTTEVEPGLAESWEVSEDGTEYTFKLREGVKWQSNDRFTPTRDFNADDVIFSFQRQGDPDHPWNQYIPGITYEYYTSMNMPNLVKSIEKVDDYTVKFTLNQPEAPFLANIAMPFASIVSKEYADTLEEAGAQQDLNNLPIGTGPFKFVAYQKDAVIRYQKNPDYWGDAPKIDDLVFAITPDSSVRLQKLKAGECHLMPFPSPADLESIKADDSLKLDQQPGLNVGYLAYNTTVAPFDNPKVRKALNMAINKEAIIDAVFQGAAEPAKNPIPPTMWSYNDSIEDDPYDPEAARAMLEEEGVTDLSMNIWAMPVQRPYMPNARRTAELMQEDLSKVGVSADIVSYEWGEYLSKSMEAGRDGAVILGWTGDNGDPDNFLSVLLSCDSAQEGGANRAFWCNEEFSDLLQQAKVTADQDERTRLYEEAQVIFKDQAPWFTIAHSTQYVPMAKNVEGFQMSPLGDFTFEDVDLAE
- the xth gene encoding exodeoxyribonuclease III; translated protein: MKIASFNINGIKARIQALTDWLAGAEADVVVLQEIKSVDEGFPREHFADLGWNVETHGQKGFNGVAILSKLPLEDVARGLPGDDSDEQARYIEATVVGDRAVRIAGLYLPNGNPAPGPKYDYKLAWMERLRRRAAQLLADEMPVVMLGDYNVIPEPRDAAHPERWTDDALFLPQSRAAFRAIQWQGWTDAVRARDPWTSRGPFTFWDYQGGAWSKDNGIRIDHLLLSPQAADLMIETGIDREARAGEKPSDHVPVWVRLAA
- a CDS encoding OsmC family protein — its product is MAKFTRSGSAHWEGGLKDGKGKVSTESGVLSDQPYGFNTRFEDKPGTNPEELVGAAHAACFSMALSKMLEEAGIGNVSVETSSKITLEQDGEGFTVTKAHLTTKVAGDGDKAKIEDLAQQAKAGCPISKLFNADVTMDATVG